The DNA region atcatcaatgcaaacattttcttttctacattgcctaacaaaatatgtctcattctcaagatatattgcatcaaagtttaagtactttggtcccttaaaatccctaattacgtcataaatgggtgtgaaaatgattttacctgataaatattgctacaatcaacaactttgcttctatcttgcattacaaaattttgatcgtttttaagttatttgtaatagagtttacgagtgtcttggcccctaatttaagaggccagcccctttttcttgattttgttggaaagaacgcttaattatctactacttttgttatatatgtcttaacaaactaccaactgataaaaagatacagatgaaaacgtatgaaaattttgaatgaaaattcgtactcaattttcgagcccaggcgagctccaagaaatggcaccactggcgtaaaacaacataatagtgcacaacttcaaactatagactacctatcctgaaaatttcatagtcatatctctgatagtttctgagatcagctctgcacaaaataggtcgtgaaaatgtgcaaaatggccgataaatcggtaccggaagtgacgacagaaaaaatctcaaaaatgtatgaagattacatcaagtcccatcttctgtgaaaaaatgattgaaatcgatcgaatagttttcgagaaatcgcgtgcacaaaatttgtggaaaaaataataataagaagaaatcgtacgaaaactataaggtcttccgttggaaacggaagaccttaactactTCACATTGATATTGCAATGACTCTAATATTGCATAAAGTTACAGATGATAATATTTTAGATAAGTTGATCaattatatacataaatatgtaaACGTAACTTTGGATTGTAAAAAGGTACACATGATCCTTTATTGTATTTTGAACAGGTGAAGATAGTATTAACGGCATACCATAAAGGTTACTTCCAGTTTAAAATCTGTCCCCACAACAACCCCACACGGCGCGTTTCGCAGGCCTGCCTAGATCAAAATCGACTGACTCTGGCGGGAACCAACCAATACTTCTTCTACCCCACCAAGTCAGGGGTATACTATATAGACCTTCAACTCCCCCGAAACATGGAGTGTACGCAGTGTGTTCTTCAGTGGCACTATATTACAGGTGTAAACTAGTATGAATGTTTAGGCAAATTCCTTGATAacgattgattgatttattaattaacagATTTCTCTCAGCAGACCTGAACtaatactgttttatttttgtttatttaggtAATTCACCGGGGTTTCCACCAGAAATGTTCATAAACTGCGCTGATATCGCTATTTCTCCGCCATAACGGGACCATCTGCGGGACCAGTGTTTGCTTAACAAAACAATCTCACTGTGAACTCAATTCTGCAATAAAATAgttgtaaattcaaaaaatcttttttttaagatatcatTCTAGCCCAAtcgtcaccaaaattttcaaatcatccTACTCAGTTCTCAACTCAAAACCTTAAAATACCGGATGCCTTGTAATTAACTTGAGAAAAGTTGGTGACGACGGGGACAGATAGTAGAGCGCAATCACTAGATATTATTGGGTTTGCTGTTCACTTTCACATCCAAAACCGAAAGTGCAACAGCTAGAATCCAGTATGCGTATCGAAAAATGTACATCCTTTCtacacatatatttaattttaatttatccGCAATTCCACGTTTTAATGCGCTATTTCATGAATACCAGAATTATTAAATAGGGATATTTAGAGAACCATTTCATCTGTCTTCTAATCTGTGATATCTTGTTCCTTGAACTTTTTTTATACGATCGACCCTCCTTCAGAACATGATTCAATTAAAGCAGAAAGGCTCAAGTTAAACGTGTAAATGACAGGTTACGAGAATACTTACTTTTTGTTATTTCTTAACCAACTATAACAACTACTTAAGTTTTAATTTCATGCTCTAAAATGTAAagttcttttaaatatttttaaaactaatggTTACTCCCGGTAGGTTTGCTTTCGGATGATGGGTCGAtctatcttattttattttaaaaatatcttgaaGGGGGTTGTCCGGTCATCTTGTACATATGTGGACCAAAATGCAAACATTTCTTGAGCTGACTTGTTTATTCCAAAAATTAACCAAAAAGCTCAAATGACCAAGATTCAACTTTTTCACAGCAAATGGTTGTAGGATATAATTTCCCAAATggaatataaattcaaaaagtgcaaaaaatgaattttttattcggtagtttttcatataaatccgcattaatgtttattaattgcaaCAACGTTTAATTTGGTTAACAAGTTTTCCTATAATCCTAAAGTTTATAAGACTGATCCCCAAGAAGTTTTGGATCAATCTCTGCAATAGAACGGTTACAGGAAAAGTTCTTACATTGCATCTATTCTAATGCGGATATTTAGCAAAATACagaatttcttctttttttacacTTCAATTTGTTATCGATGTGTTATCCCATTTGGGATATTATATCCAAATcaggctattatatcccatttggtcGATTGGACTGAACCTGTTAAATGTACGACAGAAACATGTGAAGCGGGAGATAACTCGGGTCAGGATAAAATAATACACGACATTGACTTACTTCTTAATTGTTATGAGCCCAGGAAGGACATATTGACTTACTTCTTAAtcagtattaatttttatttattttttactttttaggtACAGTAGacgaattttgaatttaaacatatttgattGGACAACAGGCATAGCCTATATATACCCTCTTCTTGTATAATAGGTCATGTTacataaatttttataattatataggaCACTATACTTATATAACTATAATcatgtatttgaataataaCATATTACGTATATTATTTGTGAATTACAGAGCTATAATAATATATGAGGATCTACATTGTAATATAGTAATAAAGTAGACGAATTATGTGGTTAGAATTAAGCAACATTGTCCGGCTgttattgtcaaattttatcGTTATTGTATACATCATGTAAAATTTGTTCCAAGAGTTTTACGGGTTGATAGGGGAACGGAAAATAAAAGTGTTAGTTGCTTACAACCTCTTTTTTCAATTCCATTCAAATGATTCTATGGCTGCATGGTGTTAAACGTTTTATGTATGGAAAAAGTACGTTCGACCAAAGAATAGAGGCGTGGTGAGGAGTTCTTAAGAAGCTTGGG from Crassostrea angulata isolate pt1a10 chromosome 7, ASM2561291v2, whole genome shotgun sequence includes:
- the LOC128157137 gene encoding uncharacterized protein LOC128157137 is translated as MAYFTLITILASLLVVGEPHGYMIDPPQRSSMWRVYQGFTPNYNDMELFCGGREKQWNELGGKCGTCSDPYDAPVRENEAGGIYATGAIGKRYKRGDIIKVKIVLTAYHKGYFQFKICPHNNPTRRVSQACLDQNRLTLAGTNQYFFYPTKSGVYYIDLQLPRNMECTQCVLQWHYITGNSPGFPPEMFINCADIAISPP